GCTCAATGGCCTCGTCATTGTCCTTGAAAGTGGTTACCGACAGCACCGGCCCAAAGATCTCCTCCTGGAAAATGCGCATCTTATTATGTCCACGGAAAATGGTGGGCTTGATGTAGTAGCCTTCGGTTAGATCCTCATGATCGTGGGCGTGGGCTTCGCCGCCTACCAGCACCTCCGCTCCTTCGGCCTTGCCGATTTCGAGGTAGCTCAGGATTTTTTCGTACTGATCGTTCGAGGCCTGGGCGCCCATCATGGTGTCGGGGTCAAGCGGATGGCCGAGCTTGATGGCTTTCACGCGCTCAATCAGGCGAGGCATAAACTGGTCGTAAATGTCTTCGTGAATGAGCAAGCGCGACGGACAGGTGCAGATTTCGCCCTGATTTAGCGCAAACATGGCTGCACCTTCCAAGCATTTGTCGAGGAAGTCGTCATCGTGGTCCATCACCGATTTGCAGAAGATGTTCGGCGATTTGCCCCCCAGCTCCATCGTCACGGGAATAATATTCTCGGCAGCATATTGCAGAATGAGGCGGCCAGTAGTCGTCTCGCCCGTGAAGGCAACTTTCTGTACGCGCTTGTTGCTAGCCAGTGGCTTACCGGCTTCGAGGCCAAAGCCATTCACGACGTTGATTACACCGGCGGGCAGCACGTCTTGGATCAGCTCCATGAGCACCATAATAGAGGCAGGCGTCTGCTCGGCGGGCTTCACGACCACACAGCAACCAGCGGCCAGTGCGGGGGCAATTTTCCAGGTGGCCATCAGCAGCGGGAAGTTCCAGGGAATGATCTGGCCCACTACGCCCAGCGGCTCCTGAATGACGAGGGAAAGCGTGTTCTCATTCAGCTCCGTCGCGGAGCCTTCCTCAGCCCGAATCACGCCCGCGAAGTAGCGGAAATGGTCGATGGCGAGAGGTAGGTCGGCGGCCATGGTTTCGCGGATGGCTTTGCCGTTCTCTACCGTTTCTACCGCCGCCAAGTGCTCCAGATTCGCTTCCATGATGTCGGCAATCTTCAAAAGCACGTTGCTGCGGGTAGTAGCCGAAGCTTTGCTCCACGACTTAAACGCCTCATGGGCGGCATCCAAGGCCAGCTCAATATCCTCTTTGGTGGAGCGAGCTACCTTACAAAACGCCTTGCCATCGATGGGTGACGGGTTCTCGAAGTACTGACCTTTGACGGGAGCCACCCACTTGCCGCCGATGAAGTTGTCGTAGTGGGATTTGAACTGGGGGCGAGCGATGAGTGTGGTGGGATTTTCTAACGTTTCCATGCTGTGGGAGTTATGAATGAACACTTACCCCAAGGTAGCTTTCGTTATTGCTGAAAAGTGTGTAGTATTCTCTCAGTCTATCCGCCTATAGTCGCAAGTTTTTCGCTTCCTAGTCCCACCCGTTATGTCCCAGGCCTTTCTACCGTCGCCCGTTGCGCTGCGCCACCCCGATCAGCTTCATGCTTTGGTTGAAAACCGCACTGTGTATTCGCTGGATGCCTTCGAACTGAACATCTTCGAGACGCGCCAGACGGCCAGCAAGGTGCCGCTGAGCATGGGCAACCTCGTGCTGACCACTATGCTGCGGGGTAAGAAAGTAATGCACCTGGCCGGCCGACCAGCCTTCGATTATTTGCCCGGCGAATCGGTAATCGTAGGTGAGCAGCAGCTGATGGAGATTGATTTTCCCGAAGCCAGCGCCACCAATCCCACCCAGTGTCTGGCCCTAGCCATCCCCGCCGACACTATTCGCCAAACGGTTGACTTACTGAATGAGCGCCTGCCGCTGGCCGAAGAAAAAGCCCCCTGGAGTCTGGCCATGACCGATAATGCTCATCTGACCAATACGCCCGAGCTAACCGGCACGCTGGAGCGCCTAATCCATCTTTCGCAGGAGACACACGCCAGCAAAGACGTATTGGCGTCGTTTACCCTGCAAGAGTTACTTATTCGGCTGATGCAGACGCAGGCCCGCCAGCTCATTTTTCACAATTACGCTCACCACCTGAGCACTCACCGCTTCGCCCACGTGGTGCAGTATATCAAGCGGCACCTCACCGAGCAGATAACCGTAGAAAAGCTCAGCGAGTTGGCCTGCATGAGCAAAGCCACCTTCTTTCGCTTATTTAAGCGCGAGTTTGGTCTCACACCAGTTGAATACATTATTCAGGAGCGCCTAGCCGAAGCCAAACGCCTACTGCGCAATCCCCTCACGACGGTAGCCGACGTATGCTTCCGGGCCGGTTTCAACAACACAAATTACTTCCAGTCGCTATTCAAAAAGTACGAGGGAATTACACCCGGCTTGTACAAGAAGCGGTGCCGGTAATGACAAGCGGGGGGCTTTTTAGCCTGAACTAAGTCAACTTATCAAGCTCGTCATGCCGAGCGGCAGTGAAGCATCGCGCGCGCTTCGTTGCAATACGAACCCTGACGACTGCATGCGAGATGCTTCGCTGCGCTCTGCATGACAATCGTATAGATGCTTAAATGCTTACTACTTATTGCAGCTGATTCGAATCCTTGGTTAATGTCTTGTTTTTAATTGGTTGAAACCGGGTTTCGCGTGGCTGCTTTTCGCTTAGGTATCGCCAATAGCGCAGCGGGATGTG
The window above is part of the Hymenobacter radiodurans genome. Proteins encoded here:
- a CDS encoding aldehyde dehydrogenase family protein gives rise to the protein METLENPTTLIARPQFKSHYDNFIGGKWVAPVKGQYFENPSPIDGKAFCKVARSTKEDIELALDAAHEAFKSWSKASATTRSNVLLKIADIMEANLEHLAAVETVENGKAIRETMAADLPLAIDHFRYFAGVIRAEEGSATELNENTLSLVIQEPLGVVGQIIPWNFPLLMATWKIAPALAAGCCVVVKPAEQTPASIMVLMELIQDVLPAGVINVVNGFGLEAGKPLASNKRVQKVAFTGETTTGRLILQYAAENIIPVTMELGGKSPNIFCKSVMDHDDDFLDKCLEGAAMFALNQGEICTCPSRLLIHEDIYDQFMPRLIERVKAIKLGHPLDPDTMMGAQASNDQYEKILSYLEIGKAEGAEVLVGGEAHAHDHEDLTEGYYIKPTIFRGHNKMRIFQEEIFGPVLSVTTFKDNDEAIELANDTLYGLGAGLWSRDAHELYKMPRAIQAGRVWVNCYHDYPAGAPFGGYKASGFGRENHKMMLAHYRQTKNMLISYSQQKLGFF
- a CDS encoding AraC family transcriptional regulator, whose protein sequence is MSQAFLPSPVALRHPDQLHALVENRTVYSLDAFELNIFETRQTASKVPLSMGNLVLTTMLRGKKVMHLAGRPAFDYLPGESVIVGEQQLMEIDFPEASATNPTQCLALAIPADTIRQTVDLLNERLPLAEEKAPWSLAMTDNAHLTNTPELTGTLERLIHLSQETHASKDVLASFTLQELLIRLMQTQARQLIFHNYAHHLSTHRFAHVVQYIKRHLTEQITVEKLSELACMSKATFFRLFKREFGLTPVEYIIQERLAEAKRLLRNPLTTVADVCFRAGFNNTNYFQSLFKKYEGITPGLYKKRCR